The window CAAGGCCAGCGTGATGGTTTCTTCGTTGAGCGAACGCAGTTGGTTGTTCGACTCGCGCTTCCACTGCGGCAGGCTGGCGAGTTCTTCGTTCAGGCGCTCTTCGAGGCCGGAGATGTCATCGTGGAAACGCTCGCGATCAGCCTCCGGCAATTGCGAAAACTCGGCTTCATCCAGCGCCTTGCCATCAAGCATCGGCGTGAACGCGATGTTGCTGCTGTCGCGGTACAGGGCGACGTCTTTTTCCAGGGCCAGACGCTCGATGATGTCGAGGGCCTTGTCGTAGCGCTGGTTGAAAGCGCGGTCGATGGCGCTTTTCTTTTGCTGGTAGGACGGGTGCTCGAACACCGCCGGAAAAGTCGCCAGCAGGTTGTCGATCAAACCGTTGATGTCACCGATGAATGCGCCGGCCGTGCCCGATGGCAGTTCCAGGGCGCGGGGCTCGCGCGGTTCATCGAAGTTGTTGACGTAGACCCAGTCGGCCGGGGTCTGCAGGCGCTTGCCTTCGGCCTTCAGGTAGCGTTTGACGAACGAGAAGCGACCGGTACCGGGCTCGCCCATGACAAAGACGTTGTAACCGGGGCGTGGCATGGCCACACCGAACTGCAAGGCTTCGACCGCGCGTTCCTGGCCGAGCACACCGCGAAAGGGCTCCAGATCATTGGTGGTAGTGAAGCTGAACTGTTCAGCGGAAAACGGACGGGTCAGCGCTTCGGGCGCTAGACGCAAGCTGGCAGCAACAGGATCAGGCATCGGGCTTCCTTAACAATCAGGCGGGGCAGATAGCGGCATTCTGGCGCTGCCCGTGCCCCACTGGCAAGGCGCGCCATGTGACAAAGCATAGACAACTCGCCCTCTGCGCAGCAGGCCCCCGGAAAACGGGCTTATGACCAAATCTTTTGTAAAAAATCACGGAACTGCGGGAACGTGCCTAAACTCCAAACTGCGCGGCTGGAACTAATACCGGCCCACTGGCTTCGTTTGGGTCTGTTTCGTACAGAGCTTGGGGGCCAGAACCCTGTCCATTGGTATGCACACAAAGAGAACAAAGCTATGAAACGGATTCTTCTCGGTACTCTCTTCACCGCTGTATCCATCAACGCAATGGCGCAAGCCCCGGGCGGCCCGGATTGCGGTTGGGGCAACATGCTGTTCGAAGGTCAGCGTGGCACCCCGGCGCACTTCCTCGCTTCCACCACCAACGGCACTTCCGGTAACGCCACCTTCGGCATGACTTCCGGCACCAACGGCTGCTCGACCAACGCATCGCTGACCTACGGCGGCAAATCCTGGTTTGCCATGAATGGCATGATGAACGAGCTGTCCGAAGACATGGCCAAGGGCAACGGCGAAGCGCTGACGACCTACGCCGTGGTACTGGGCGTGGCGCCGGAAGACCGTGCGCACTTTGCTGCCGTCACTCACGAGCACTTCCAGCAGATCTTCAGCAAGGCTGACGTGACCGCTGAAGACGTGCATACCAACACCCTGGCCGTTCTGAAATCAGACCCACGTCTGGCCAAGTACGCGACTCAGGCTTAAGCTCGGCCTCACCCGCTTCCTTCGGGAAGCGGGTTTTGTTTTTTGAACGTGCCCTTCCCGGGCAATACCAGAAAAGTCATGCTTGACGGTGACCTGTGGCGAGGGGATTTATCCCCGATCGGCTGCGAAGCAGTCGTGAAACCTTTGCATGCGGTGTATCTGATGCAATGGAGTTGCAGGGATGGGAGCTACTGCGTAGCCCATCGGGGATAAATCCCCCGCCACGGGGTATGAGTTTCCCCGCTGACTGCTCGGTATTCCCGCCATTCGGGCTTTTGTTTCTTTCTTGTTTAAGTTGCCAACTATGCTCAAACGCCTTGCCTGGCTGGCGCTCTGTGTCTGCGCCCCGCTGTCCGCCGCGCCAAACATCGACCCTCAACGTTTGCAGCAACTGGCCAACGACCGTTTCTGGATTTCCCTCGGTCACTACGAAACCGCCAAACTCGGCGGCTGGCGCAGCTATGTCAGCGACAGGAAATTCTTTCTCGCCCCTGATGGCAATGAGCACCCCGATCACGAACTGGCCGCTACGGTGCAGGCGCTGTACGCCCCGGCCAGCCTCGGCGAGCAACATGCACAATGCGTTTATCCCGCCCGTACCCGTTGGCTGAAGGCGCAACTAAACCTCACCGATCTGCCGACGCCCGCGTGCGCCGAGTACAAAAAGTGGTTCAAGGATGTCTCCCCGCACAGCGCGGTGATGATCTTCCCGGCTGCGTATCTCAACAGCCCGTCATCGATGTTCGGCCACACCCTGCTGCGCATCGATCAGGCTGACGTGCAAAGCGACAAGACCTCGCTGCTCAGTTACGCGATCAACTTCGGCGCCTATATCGAAGGTTCCGACAACAGCATTCTCTACGCTTGGAAAGGCTTGATGGGCGGCTATCCCGGCCTGTTCGCGCTGGTGCCGTACCAGGAAAAACTCTCCGAATACCGCAGCCTGGAAAACCGCGACCTGTGGGAATACCGGCTGAACCTGACGCAAGAAGAAACCGCACGCATGGTCGAGCATGTGTGGGAGTTGAAGCAGATCCAGTTCGACTATTTCTTCTTCGACGAAAACTGCTCGTATCGTCTGCTTGAACTGCTGCAAGTGGCGCGCCCGAGCCTGCGCCTGACCGAGCAATTCCCGCTGACCGCGATCCCCACCGACACGGTCAAAGCGGTGAAAGAGGCCGGGCTGGTGGAAAGCATCGAATACCGTCCTTCCCGCGAGCGTGAATTGCTCAGCCGTGCCGAGCCGCTGAGTGGCGAAGAACAGCAATGGGTATTGAAGGTCAGCGCCGATCAACAGCAGCTGCAAGACCCGGCCTTCAAAGCCCTGCCCCGCGCCCGCCAAGCCTTGATCATCGACGCGGCTTACCGCTTGGAACGCTATCGCGCCAACGGTCAGGAACGCGATCCGCAGCGGGCGCAACGCAGTTTCGAACTGCTGCGGGCGATCAATAAAAACCCGGCACCGGATCTGGAGATCCCACAACCCGGTCTGCCCGAAGACGGCCACGAATCACGCACCTGGCAGGCCGGTGTCGGCACACGTGGTGATCGTGCGTTCGGCGAGTATGGCTTGCGCATGGCTTACCACGACCTGAACGACAACGCCGAAAGTTTCCCGCTGGGTGCGCAGATCGAAATCCTGCAGATGAAACTGCGCCAGTACGAAGGCAATCACTGGCAATTCCAGCAACTCGATCTCGCGACCATTCGTTCACTGACGCCGCGTAACGAGCTGCTTCAGCCCCTGTCGTGGCAAGTCACTGGCGGGCTGGAGCGTGTGCCGGGCAAGCATGACGACGAAACGCTGGTCAGCCACGTCAATGGTGGCGGGGGTGGCACCTGGCAATTGGGCGAAGACGTGCTGGGTTTCGCCCTCGGTACGGTGCGGGTTGAACACAACAATGACTTCGCCGGTTTCATCGCCCCGGCGGCCGGCTTCAACAGTGGCGTGTTGTGGAAAAACCCGCTGGGCAATCTGAGTGTGGAGGCCAAGGGTGATTACTTCACCAACGGCGAAGTGCGCCGCAGCCTGAGCCTTAATCAGCAGTGGGAATTGTCGCGCAACCTTGGTTTGCGCCTGAGTGCGCAGCGTGAGTTCAGCCACGTCGCGACGCCAGAGACGGAAGTCATGCTCGAAGTGAAGTGGTATCACTACTGATCAGGCACATCGCAGAACCTGTGTGAGCGGGCTTGCCCGCGATAGCGGACTGTCAGCCGACAAAGATGTTGAGTCTGATGGCCTCATCGCGGGCAAGCCCGCTCCCACAGGGTTCTCCGGTGTTCAACGAAAAACTTACATGTCTTTCACCAACGTCCGACGAATCCGCTTCTAGACTTTCCCCATCAGCCGTGTGACGGCGCGGGAGAGTGCGATGTGGCGGTGTGCGGGTTTGCTGGGAGTTTTGCTGTTGCTGGGTGGTTGCCAATCCACCCATGAAGATCTGATCGCCAAAGGTTATCCACCGGCCTTCGCCGACGGTTTCGATGACGGTTGTGTCAGTGGCCGGCAGGCTGCCGGTTCGATCAGCGGCGAGTTTCGCAAGAACGTGCCGCGCTATCTGAAGGATAAGCAGTACGCCGACGGCTGGACCGATGGCTTCCGCCAGTGTCAGGCAATGCTGGAAAACAAGGATCGCGAAGACTACCGCAACGAACACTGGGACCAACGCGAGCGCGCCTGGCAGCAGCAGAAAGATCAGGACGCCGGGCGGGCCTATCGTTCGCAATAGGTCGCTTGCAGACATCCAGTGAAACCAAATGCCTGCGACCATGGCCAGACTCTATAAAGAGGAGGACACCATGAGCCGCGCTTTCGTCAACGAAGACAACGCCGCCGCGCAAGCCGATCAACCGGTCGAACGCCACGTCAGCGAACAGCCCAATTACGTCACCCCACAAGGTCTGGCGCAGTTGCAGGCCAAAGTCGCCGAGCTGCAAGCGCTGCACGCCGAACAATCGGCCAAGGGAGACCAGGCCGACAAACAACGCCAGGCCGATCTGGAACGGGATCTGCGCTATTTCAATCAACGCCTGAGCAGCGCGCAGGTGGCTGTCGCCGCCACCTCCACCGACAAGGTGCAGATTGGCAGTTGGGTGACCTACGCCGACGAACACGACACCGAACGCCGGGTGCAACTGGTCGGTGAAGATCAGGCCGACGCCAGCAAAGGCCTGATCAATTGGGGCTCTCCGTTGGGCCGGGCATTGCTTGGCGCCCGGCTCAACGATGAGGTGCTGTGGCAGCGCCCCGCTGGCGATCAAGTGATTGAAGTGATCCGCATCGAACCGGCTTAAACCACGCCTTGGGCCAGCATCGCATCGGCGACTTTGACGAAGCCGGCGATGTTTGCGCCTTTGACGTAGTTGATCCGCCCGTTCTCTTCGCCGTAATGCACGCAGGCGTGATGGATCGACTGCATGATCGCGTGGAGTTTGCTGTCGACCTCTCCGGCCGTCCACAACAGGCGCATGGCGTTCTGCGACATCTCCAGACCGCTCACCGCCACGCCGCCGGCATTCGATGCCTTGCCAGGCGCGAACAGAATCCCGGCCTCGATAAAGATATCCACAGCCTCCAGCGTGGTCGGCATGTTCGCGCCTTCGGCCACGCACACGCAACCGTTGCGCAGCAAGGTGCGAGCGGCTTCGGCGTCGAGTTCATTCTGAGTGGCGCATGGCAGCGCGATGTCGCATTGCAGCGACCACGGGTGCTGACCGGCGCGGAACTCCAGACCGAATGCCGTGGCCAATTCGCTGATGCGGCCGCGCTTGACGTTTTTCAGTTCCAGCAGCGCCAGCCATTGCTCTTCGCTCAGGCCTGCCTCGCAGTACAGCGTGCCTTCGGAGTCGGACAGCGAAATCACCTTGCCGCCCAGATCCATGACCTTGCGCGCCGC of the Pseudomonas sp. Seg1 genome contains:
- a CDS encoding DUF3015 domain-containing protein, with the protein product MKRILLGTLFTAVSINAMAQAPGGPDCGWGNMLFEGQRGTPAHFLASTTNGTSGNATFGMTSGTNGCSTNASLTYGGKSWFAMNGMMNELSEDMAKGNGEALTTYAVVLGVAPEDRAHFAAVTHEHFQQIFSKADVTAEDVHTNTLAVLKSDPRLAKYATQA
- a CDS encoding DUF4105 domain-containing protein, with translation MLKRLAWLALCVCAPLSAAPNIDPQRLQQLANDRFWISLGHYETAKLGGWRSYVSDRKFFLAPDGNEHPDHELAATVQALYAPASLGEQHAQCVYPARTRWLKAQLNLTDLPTPACAEYKKWFKDVSPHSAVMIFPAAYLNSPSSMFGHTLLRIDQADVQSDKTSLLSYAINFGAYIEGSDNSILYAWKGLMGGYPGLFALVPYQEKLSEYRSLENRDLWEYRLNLTQEETARMVEHVWELKQIQFDYFFFDENCSYRLLELLQVARPSLRLTEQFPLTAIPTDTVKAVKEAGLVESIEYRPSRERELLSRAEPLSGEEQQWVLKVSADQQQLQDPAFKALPRARQALIIDAAYRLERYRANGQERDPQRAQRSFELLRAINKNPAPDLEIPQPGLPEDGHESRTWQAGVGTRGDRAFGEYGLRMAYHDLNDNAESFPLGAQIEILQMKLRQYEGNHWQFQQLDLATIRSLTPRNELLQPLSWQVTGGLERVPGKHDDETLVSHVNGGGGGTWQLGEDVLGFALGTVRVEHNNDFAGFIAPAAGFNSGVLWKNPLGNLSVEAKGDYFTNGEVRRSLSLNQQWELSRNLGLRLSAQREFSHVATPETEVMLEVKWYHY
- a CDS encoding GreA/GreB family elongation factor — encoded protein: MSRAFVNEDNAAAQADQPVERHVSEQPNYVTPQGLAQLQAKVAELQALHAEQSAKGDQADKQRQADLERDLRYFNQRLSSAQVAVAATSTDKVQIGSWVTYADEHDTERRVQLVGEDQADASKGLINWGSPLGRALLGARLNDEVLWQRPAGDQVIEVIRIEPA